Proteins from a single region of Fundulus heteroclitus isolate FHET01 chromosome 12, MU-UCD_Fhet_4.1, whole genome shotgun sequence:
- the LOC118564711 gene encoding E3 ubiquitin-protein ligase NEURL3-like — protein sequence MTRERITLAPKMQHSCGRRCLGPLTFHPQAVGDMIRLSEGLRCAERTEETFRGGVVFSNRPVSINERVRVLVQKKVAHWKGALRVGFTNVPPSARTLPLPCMAIPNLTNTQGHWACPVPESCCQEGSVLEFWVSPRGCLWVKFHNDRKRKLLIEVDLSLPLWAMIDVYGQTCSIFLLGSEKKGTLFNKASCPAPEPPISRPCSINPDYTELSENSDDSLSDLSMEFPAGDGCVVCMVREAEYTLPCGHRCLCVRCTNRVLVQFGTCPLCREEINSNIQGFL from the exons ATGACAAGAGAGAGGATTACATTAG CTCCAAAGATGCAGCACAGCTGTGGCCGCCGTTGCCTCGGCCCCCTGACCTTCCATCCCCAAGCTGTGGGAGACATGATCCGTCTGAGCGAGGGTCTGCGATGTGCGGAGAGAACTGAAGAAACCTTCAGAGGAGGCGTCGTGTTCAGCAACCGCCCTGTGAGCATCAACGAGCGGGTCCGGGTGCTGGTGCAGAAGAAGGTGGCACACTGGAAAGGGGCGCTGCGTGTAGGCTTCACCAACGTGCCGCCATCAGCCAGGACTTTACCTCTGCCCTGCATGGCCATTCCTAACCTCACCAACACCCAGGGGCACTGGGCCTGTCCTGTGCCCGAGTCCTGCTGTCAGGAAGGTTCGGTGCTGGAGTTCTGGGTCTCTCCTCGTGGCTGCTTGTGGGTGAAATTTCACAACGACAGGAAGCGTAAGCTACTGATCGAAGTGGACCTCAGCCTGCCTCTCTGGGCCATGATTGATGTATACGGGCAGACGTGCTCCATCTTCCTCCTAG GTTCTGAGAAAAAGGGAACGCTTTTCAACAAAGCGTCCTGTCCTGCACCTGAACCTCCCATCAGCCGTCCCTGCAGTATCAACCCCGATTATACCGAACTCAGTGAAAACTCTGACGACAGTCTCTCCGACCTGAGCATGGAGTTCCCCGCAG GTGACGGCTGCGTGGTGTGCATGGTACGAGAGGCTGAATACACACTGCCCTGTGGCCACAGATGTCTCTGCGTTCGCTGCACCAACAGGGTCCTGGTGCAGTTCGGTACCTGCCCGCTGTGTAGAGAGGAGATAAACAGTAACATACAGGGTTTCCtttag